Part of the Sinomonas atrocyanea genome is shown below.
GCACGGCAAGTCGGCGATCTACCAGGTGCCCGGAGCGGTGCTGCCGGGCGTGACCGTGGTGGTCAGCCCGCTGGTCGCGCTGCAGGCGGATCAGGCCCGGGCCCTCGACGCCGCGCTCGGCGACGGCACCGCCGTCGTGCTCAACTCGATGGTGCGGGCACCGGCTGAACGGGCCGCGTGGGAGGCCCTCGCCGCCGGCACGGCCCGCTTCGTGTTCCTGGCGCCGGAGCAGCTCGCGCGCGAGGAGACGGTCTCGCGCCTCGCCGAGCTGGAGCCGAGGCTGTTCGTGGTGGACGAGGCCCACTGCGTCTCGGCGTGGGGACACGACTTCCGTCCCGACTACCTCGTGCTCCAGGACGTGCGCCGCCGCCTGGGCAGCCCGCCCGCGATCGCCCTCACGGCCACGGCCTCGCCCCACACGCGCGCCGAGATCGTCGAGCGGCTCGGCCTGGCCGACCCGCTGGTCCTCGTCCAGAGCTTCGACCGGCCCGAGATCGAGCTGCGGGTCCAGCGGCACGAGAGCGAGGACGGCAAGCGCGCCGCCGTGCTCAGCCAGGTCGCCTCGCTCGACGGCCCCGGCCTCGTGTACGTCGCCACCCGGAGGGAGAGCGAGGAGCTCGCCGCAGCGCTCGCCGGCAAAGGGCTGGCCGCGGCCGCCTACCATTCCGGCCTCCGGGCCGCAGACCGCGCATCGGTCCATGCCCGGTTCCTCGAGGGGAGCCCGGGGGAGCAGCTCGACGTCGTCGTGGCCACGACCGCGTTCGGGATGGGGATCGACAAGCCCGACGTCCGGTTCGTGGTCCACGCCGACATCCCGGACTCCCTGGACAGCTACTACCAGGAGATCGGGCGCGCGGGCAGGGACGGCGGGGCTGCCCTCGCAGTCCTGCACTACCGGCCCGAAGACCTGGGGCTCAAGCGGTTCTTCGCCGGCGGCCACGTGCCCGAGGACCAGGTGGCGAGCGTGTTCGAGGCCGTCCGGGCTCTGGGTCCGGCCCGGGCGGCCACCCTCCGGGAGCGCACCGGCCTGTCGCCGCGCGCCCAGTCCCGCATCCTGAACCTGCTCGTGCACAGCGGGAGCGTGCACGCGGGGCGGTCCGGGTACCGCGCGTCGGGCGGCGTCGGCTCCGGGGACGCGGTCAGCCGGGCGCGCGCCGAGGAGGAGTCCCGGCAGCGCGTCGACGCCTCCCGCATCGAGATGGCCCGGGGCTACGCGGAGACGGACGGCTGCCGCCGCCACTGGCTCCTGAACTACTTCGGCGAGGATGCCCCGTCCTGGTGCGGGACCTGCGACCGCTGCGAAGAGGACGGGAGCAGGGAACAGGCCCGCGAGCACGAGGCCAACGTCCCGGAGGGCTGGTCGATGCAGGACCCCGTCCGCCACCGGGACTGGGGCGCCGGCCTGGTGATGGGGGTCGAGTCGGACAGGATCACGGTGCTCTTCGACTCCGTCGGATACAAGGAGCTCGCCCTCTCGGCCATCGACGGGGATGAGCGGCTGCTGGTCCACGCCGAACACGCCTGATTGACCTGGCCTCTGGCGGGGCATGGAGAGGGCGGGGCTAGTATGGCTCCCGTCCGCCGCGTGATGCCGGTCACGCAGCGATGGCACTGCGACCGGGAGGGGTTTCCCATGGCACGTCCGCTCGAGTGGCCCGTACTGCGCCAGTTCCTGGAGCACGACCCCACGGGGCGGCATGCCGCGGCGAAATCCCGTGCCACCGAGAATCTGCGGGCGCGCACCGACACGGCGGACCGGGTCGTGGACTCGGTCTGTCCCTTCTGTGCGGTGGGATGCGCCCAGAAGGTCTACGTCAAGGACGAGAAGGTCATCCAGATCGAGGGGAACCCGGACTCGCCGATCAGCCGCGGCCGGCTCTGCCCCAAGGGCTCGGCCTCGCTCCAGCTCACCACGGGCGACGCCCGCGAGAAGTACGTGCTCTACCGGCGCCCGCACGGGACGGAGTGGGAACGGCTGGATCTCGCGACGGCCATGGACATGGTCGCGCAGCGGGTGGTCGACACGCGCCGGGACACCTGGGAGTGGGAGTCCCAGGGACGCCGCACGCGCCGCACGCTGGGCATCGCGAGCCTCGGCGGCGCCACGCTGGACAATGAGGAGAACTACCTCATCAAGAAGCTCTTCACTGCCCTCGGCGTCGTCCAGGTCGAGAACCAGGCGCGCGTCTGCCACAGCTCGACCGTAGCCGCCCTCGGCACGAGCTTCGGCCGGGGCGGCTCGACCACCTACCTCCAGGACCTCGCGAACGCAGACTGCATCATCATCCAGGGCTCCAACTTCGCCGAGGCGCACCCGGTGGGCTTCCAGTGGGTCATGGAGGCCAAGGAGCGCGGGGCGAAGATCATCCATGTGGACCCCCGGTTCTCCCGCACCAGCGCCATGGCGGACACCTTCGTGCCCC
Proteins encoded:
- a CDS encoding RecQ family ATP-dependent DNA helicase produces the protein MEDTTGALRRIAREAFGIETWREGQFEAVRAAAEGRDVLAVMPTGHGKSAIYQVPGAVLPGVTVVVSPLVALQADQARALDAALGDGTAVVLNSMVRAPAERAAWEALAAGTARFVFLAPEQLAREETVSRLAELEPRLFVVDEAHCVSAWGHDFRPDYLVLQDVRRRLGSPPAIALTATASPHTRAEIVERLGLADPLVLVQSFDRPEIELRVQRHESEDGKRAAVLSQVASLDGPGLVYVATRRESEELAAALAGKGLAAAAYHSGLRAADRASVHARFLEGSPGEQLDVVVATTAFGMGIDKPDVRFVVHADIPDSLDSYYQEIGRAGRDGGAALAVLHYRPEDLGLKRFFAGGHVPEDQVASVFEAVRALGPARAATLRERTGLSPRAQSRILNLLVHSGSVHAGRSGYRASGGVGSGDAVSRARAEEESRQRVDASRIEMARGYAETDGCRRHWLLNYFGEDAPSWCGTCDRCEEDGSREQAREHEANVPEGWSMQDPVRHRDWGAGLVMGVESDRITVLFDSVGYKELALSAIDGDERLLVHAEHA